Below is a genomic region from Alkalinema sp. FACHB-956.
CGCCATCGTTGGTCAGGAGGAAATGAAATTGGCGCTGATCCTCAATATCATTGACCCCAAGATTGGCGGGGTGATGATCATGGGCGATCGCGGTACGGGAAAATCGACGACAATTCGTGCCTTGGCGGACTTGCTGCCGGAAATTGAGGTGGTAGCAGAGGATCCGTTCAATAGCCATCCCAACGATTTAGAGCTGATGAGCGATGAAGTTCGCCAACGGATCGATCGTGGCGAAGCGGTGGCCCTGGCTAAGAAAAAAGTTCAAATGGTGGATCTACCCTTGGGGGCGACGGAAGATCGCGTTTGCGGCACGATCGATATTGAAAAAGCGCTTTCGGAAGGGGTCAAAGCCTTTGAACCAGGGCTACTGGCCAAGGCCAATCGCGGTATTCTCTACGTCGATGAAGTGAACCTGCTGGATGACCACTTGGTGGATGTGTTGCTGGATTCAGCAGCCTCCGGTTGGAACACGGTCGAGCGGGAAGGTATTTCTATCCGACACCCAGCCCGCTTTGTTCTAGTCGGTTCCGGCAACCCGGAAGAAGGCGAATTGCGGCCCCAATTGCTCGATCGGTTTGGGATGCATGCTGAAATTCGGACAGTGAAGGATCCAGAACTGCGCGTGCAAATTGTGGAGCAGCGCACCGAATTTGACTCCAACTCTGCCCAGTTTTTGGTGCAATACCAAGCAAAACAGGATGAGTTGCAGCGACGGATTGTGGAAGCCCAAGACCGTTTGAAAGCAGTCTCGATCGACCACGAACTGCGGGTCAAGATTTCCCAACTCTGTGCCGAGTTGGACGTGGATGGGTTACGGGGTGACATTGTGACCAACCGCGCTGCGAAAGCCCTGACTGCCTACGAAAGTCGGACGGAAGTGACGGTGGATGATATCCGTCGGATTGCCCCCCTG
It encodes:
- the bchI gene encoding magnesium chelatase ATPase subunit I, yielding MVFTPEAPTQTRRRAVFPFTAIVGQEEMKLALILNIIDPKIGGVMIMGDRGTGKSTTIRALADLLPEIEVVAEDPFNSHPNDLELMSDEVRQRIDRGEAVALAKKKVQMVDLPLGATEDRVCGTIDIEKALSEGVKAFEPGLLAKANRGILYVDEVNLLDDHLVDVLLDSAASGWNTVEREGISIRHPARFVLVGSGNPEEGELRPQLLDRFGMHAEIRTVKDPELRVQIVEQRTEFDSNSAQFLVQYQAKQDELQRRIVEAQDRLKAVSIDHELRVKISQLCAELDVDGLRGDIVTNRAAKALTAYESRTEVTVDDIRRIAPLCLRHRLRKDPLESIDSGSKVTKLIDQVFGMA